A single genomic interval of Mangifera indica cultivar Alphonso chromosome 5, CATAS_Mindica_2.1, whole genome shotgun sequence harbors:
- the LOC123216061 gene encoding LOW QUALITY PROTEIN: protein TRANSPORT INHIBITOR RESPONSE 1-like (The sequence of the model RefSeq protein was modified relative to this genomic sequence to represent the inferred CDS: inserted 1 base in 1 codon) — MPKKMSYSSLPEDVLEHVFSFVQSDRDRNAISLVCKSWYEIERWCRKRIFVGNCYAVSPGMVIKRFPEVRSVELKGKPHFADFNLVPEGWGGYVDPWITEMATSYPWLEEIRLKRMVVSDESLVLISKSFKNFKVLVLSSCEGFSTRGLAAIAANCRNLRELDLRESEVEDLSGNWLSHXPETCTSLVSLNIACLGSEVSISALERLLVRCPNLRTLRLNRAIPLEKLAKLLRQAPQLVELGTGAYSADLRTDILSNLAGAFSGCKELKSLSGFWDAVPAYLPAVYSVCSGLTSLNLSYANIQCPDLSKLLSLCPNLQRLWVLDYIEDSGLEVLAASCKDLQELRVFPSEPFDVEPNVSLTEQGLVCVSEGCPKLESVLYFCRRMSNDALVTIARNRPNMTRFRLCIIEPRTPDYLTDQPLDVGFGAIVQHCKNLRRLSLSGLLTDRVFEYIGTYAKKLEMLSVAFAGESDLGLHHVLSGCDSLRKLEIMDCPFGDKALLANAAKLETMRSLWMSSCLVSYEACKLLGQKMPRLNVEVIDEREHPESRSNFPVEKLYIYRTVAGPRFDMPPFVWKLDEDSAMRIS; from the exons atgCCTAAGAAAATGTCGTACTCATCCCTTCCGGAGGACGTGTTAGAGCATGTGTTTTCATTTGTTCAGTCGGACAGAGACCGGAACGCGATATCTCTGGTGTGCAAGTCGTGGTACGAGATCGAGAGGTGGTGCAGGAAGAGGATATTTGTGGGGAACTGTTACGCTGTGAGCCCTGGGATGGTGATCAAACGGTTTCCTGAAGTTAGATCGGTGGAGCTCAAAGGAAAGCCTCACTTTGCTGACTTTAATTTGGTTCCTGAAGGTTGGGGAGGTTACGTAGACCCGTGGATCACTGAGATGGCCACTAGTTACCCGTGGTTGGAGGAGATCAGGTTGAAGCGTATGGTGGTTTCCGATGAGAGCTTGGTGCTGATTTCTaagtcttttaaaaattttaaggttctGGTGTTGAGCTCTTGTGAGGGCTTCTCAACCCGAGGACTTGCTGCCATTGCTGCTAATTGCAg GAATCTTAGAGAGTTGGATTTGCGGGAGAGTGAAGTGGAGGATCTGAGTGGGAATTGGCTTAGCC TTCCTGAGACATGCACATCGCTGGTATCTCTTAACATTGCATGTTTAGGGTCTGAGGTTAGTATATCAGCTCTAGAGCGCCTATTAGTTAGGTGTCCGAACCTGAGGACTCTTCGACTCAACCGAGCCATACCTCTTGAAAAGCTTGCAAAACTGCTTCGCCAGGCACCTCAGCTTGTTGAGTTGGGCACAGGTGCCTATTCTGCTGATTTGCGGACGGATATCTTGTCAAATCTTGCAGGAGCTTTTTCTGGGTGTAAGGAACTTAAGAGCTTATCTGGGTTTTGGGATGCAGTCCCTGCCTACCTTCCAGCTGTTTATTCTGTTTGCAGTGGACTGACATCATTGAATTTGAGCTATGCAAATATTCAATGTCCCGATCTAAGCAAACTGCTTAGCTTGTGTCCAAATTTGCAGCGCCTGTGG GTACTGGATTACATTGAGGATAGTGGCCTTGAAGTTCTTGCAGCATCTTGCAAGGATCTGCAGGAATTGAGGGTATTTCCATCCGAACCATTTGATGTTGAGCCAAATGTATCCTTGACGGAACAAGGCCTTGTCTGTGTCTCTGAGGGTTGTCCTAAGCTTGAGTCAGTTCTGTATTTTTGCCGTCGAATGTCCAATGATGCTTTAGTTACCATCGCTAGAAACCGCCCCAATATGACTCGTTTTCGGCTCTGTATTATTGAGCCACGAACTCCTGATTATCTGACTGACCAGCCACTTGATGTCGGTTTTGGAGCCATTGTTCAGCACTGCAAGAATCTGCGTCGCCTTTCCCTTTCTGGTCTCCTCACAGATCGTGTGTTTGAGTATATAGGAACCTATGCTAAAAAGTTAGAAATGCTTTCTGTGGCTTTTGCTGGTGAAAGTGATTTGGGACTCCATCATGTGCTTTCTGGGTGTGATAGCCTTCGAAAATTGGAGATCATGGACTGTCCCTTTGGTGACAAGGCTCTTTTGGCCAATGCTGCAAAGCTGGAGACAATGCGATCCCTTTGGATGTCTTCGTGTTTGGTGAGTTATGAAGCATGTAAGCTCCTAGGTCAGAAGATGCCCAGGCTGAATGTTGAAGTTATTGATGAGAGGGAACATCCAGAATCGAGGTCTAACTTTCCTGTTGAGAAGCTTTACATATATAGAACTGTTGCTGGGCCAAGGTTTGATATGCCTCCTTTTGTGTGGAAATTGGATGAAGATTCTGCGATGAGGATTTCTTGA
- the LOC123216063 gene encoding bidirectional sugar transporter SWEET14-like has product MAILGTHTSIIFGLLGNIVSCLVYMAPLPTFYRIFKKKSTEGFQSIPYSVALFSAMLTLYYAHLKANAFMLITINIVGCVIESLYLIFYMIYATKSSKIYTAKLLIFFNLGAFGLIALFTYLFSTGSRRIAVVGWICAVFSVCVFAAPLSVIRLVIKTKSVEYMPISLSFSLTICAAMWLMYGLSVEDFYVATPNILGLAFGVTQMILYLIYRKGRNQIMPVIDPKKEVNGIDMSAGIADQPRENTDRLQQMEENVELDCT; this is encoded by the exons ATGGCGATACTTGGAACCCACACGTCCATTATTTTTGGCCTTCTTGGTAACATTGTATCATGCCTTGTCTATATGGCACCATT GCCAACTTTCTATcgaattttcaagaaaaaatcGACAGAAGGATTCCAATCAATACCATATTCAGTAGCACTGTTTAGCGCCATGCTGACGTTGTACTATGCGCACCTTAAGGCCAATGCATTTATGCTCATAACCATCAACATAGTTGGATGCGTCATAGAATCTTTATACCTCATATTCTACATGATTTATGCAACCAAAAGTTCCAAG ATTTATACAGCAAAGTTGCTTATCTTCTTCAACCTTGGAGCATTTGGGTTGATTGCACTCTTCACCTACCTATTCTCCACGGGTTCTCGACGAATTGCAGTTGTGGGATGGATCTGTGCTGTCTTCTCTGTCTGTGTTTTTGCTGCTCCTCTAAGTGTCATT AGGTTAGTCATTAAAACAAAGAGCGTAGAGTACATGCCAATTTCACTCTCCTTTTCCCTCACAATCTGTGCTGCTATGTGGCTCATGTATGGCCTTTCTGTTGAGGATTTTTACGTCGCa ACACCAAACATATTGGGGCTAGCATTTGGAGTCACTCAGATGATATTATACCTCATCTACAGAAAAGGAAGAAACCAAATCATGCCAGTAATTGACCCAAAAAAGGAAGTGAATGGAATCGACATGAGCGCCGGTATAGCCGATCAGCCGAGGGAGAACACTGATCGCCTGCAACAAATGGAAGAAAATGTAGAACTGGACTGCACTTGA
- the LOC123216674 gene encoding zinc finger protein CONSTANS-LIKE 13-like has protein sequence MTDALDKPQQTPPPQPQQKRQQEQEKRLCDYCNDKTALLYCRADSAKLCFSCDREVHSTNLLFSKHSRSLLCDACDSSPASIFCETEHSVLCSNCDWEYHNQSTLYVSSSHNRRPIEFFTGCPAVNEMSTIFGFDDLDNKALFLRDDNNNDSNTNCFDGDGLSDLLVWETPEFVSIDDLIVSSNSAHNFQALDIPPLPKNRNAACGKHKEEMLFQLCQLGKLKSEFNYQNADAEPIIRSKSSVLDHNLQPVNIYTGSGQDGEPITYPAYQGSALTWFSHPSMVSRNHVEEISIVPDKHSNTGGCIRVVSDADEGGSQHPIITERLSVFPKVGLHELNTQQRDSALSRYKEKKKTRRYDKHIRYESRKARAESRVRIKGRFAKIDH, from the exons ATGACTGATGCTCTAGATAAACCCCAACAAACACCACCGCCACAGCCACAACAAAAGCgacaacaagaacaagaaaaacGACTCTGTGATTATTGTAACGACAAAACAGCTCTTTTATACTGCAGAGCAGACTCGGCAAAGCTTTGCTTCTCATGTGACCGAGAAGTTCACTCAACAAACCTGCTTTTCTCCAAGCACTCTCGCTCGCTTCTCTGTGATGCCTGTGACTCTTCCCCTGCTTCAATCTTCTGCGAAACAGAGCACTCTGTTCTTTGCTCCAACTGTGACTGGGAATATCACAACCAAAGCACCTTATATGTTTCATCTTCGCATAATCGTAGGCCTATTGAGTTCTTTACTGGATGCCCAGCAGTGAACGAGATGTCCACAATATTTGGGTTTGACGATTTGGACAATAAAGCTCTATTTTTGAGagatgacaataataatgatagTAATACCAACTGTTTTGATGGAGATGGGTTATCAGATTTATTAGTTTGGGAAACTCCTGAGTTTGTAAGTATAGATGACTTGATTGTTAGTAGTAACTCGGCTCATAACTTTCAGGCTCTGGACATACCCCCTCTGCCCAAG AATCGGAATGCTGCTTGTGGGAAACACAAGGAAGAAATGCTCTTCCAGCTTTGTCAACTGGGCAAGTTGAAATCTGAGTTTAATTACCAAAATGCGGATGCTGAACCCATTATTAGGTCCAAATCGTCGGTGCTTGACCATAACTTGCAGCCAGTAAATATATATACTGGTTCTGGACAAGATGGAGAACCAATCACTTATCCTGCTTACCAG GGCAGTGCACTTACGTGGTTTAGTCACCCTTCTATGGTATCAAGAAACCATGTTGAGGAAATTTCCATAGTTCCAGACAAACATTCAAATACTGGTGGCTGTATAAGGGTTGTCAGTGATGCTGATGAAGGGGGATCTCAACATCCAATTATTACTGAAAGATTATCAGTTTTTCCTAAAGTTGGTCTACATGAGTTAAATACTCAACAGAGAGACTCCGCACTCTCACGGTacaaggagaaaaagaaaacacgGAG GTATGATAAGCACATCAGATATGAATCAAGAAAGGCTCGGGCTGAAAGCAGAGTAAGAATCAAGGGACGTTTTGCAAAGATTGATCATTAA
- the LOC123216675 gene encoding E3 ubiquitin-protein ligase MIEL1, with protein sequence MEEEDSVHPHTTIHDVGKLQYGCEHYRRRCKIRAPCCDKIFPCRHCHNEDVNSLSNPKDHHELVRQNVKQVVCSLCNTEQEVAQICANCGVKMGEYFCNICKFYDDDISKGQFHCDDCGICRVGGRDEFFHCRKCGSCYSVSARNDHVCVENSMKNYCPVCYEYLFDSVKGSTVMKCGHTMHTDCFDEMAYQNQYRCPICSKTVLNMSDYWQFLDMEIEANKMPEEYQYDVSILCNDCNTTSKAPFHILGHKCLHCDSYNTRRISAPDHENVQ encoded by the exons ATGGAAGAAGAAGATTCTGTACATCCTCACACCACAATACATGACGTCGGAAAATTACAATACGG atgcGAGCACTATCGGAGACGATGCAAAATCCGTGCTCCTTGTTGCGATAAGATCTTCCCTTGCCGCCATTGCCATAACGAGGACGTG AACTCTCTCAGCAATCCCAAGGATCATCACGAGCTTGTTAGGCAAAATGTTAAGCAA GTTGTTTGTTCACTTTGCAATACCGAGCAGGAG GTTGCTCAAATTTGTGCCAACTGTGGGGTCAAAATGGGTGAATATTTTTGCAATATTTGcaaattttatgatgatgaT ATTTCAAAGGGACAGTTCCACTGTGATGATTGTGGGATTTGTAG AGTTGGTGGCCGTGATGAATTCTTTCACTGTCGGAAGTGCG GATCTTGCTACTCAGTAAGTGCGCGCAATGATCATGTATGCGTGGAGAACTCCATGAAGAACTACTGCCCTGTTTGTTATGAG TATCTTTTTGACTCAGTTAAAGGCTCAACAGTTATGAAATGTGGGCACACAATGCATACAGATTGTTTTGACGAAATGGCTTACCAAAACCA GTACCGATGCCCTATTTGCTCCAAGACAGTGCTTAACATGTCTGACTATTGGCAGTTTTTAGATATGGAG ATTGAAGCTAATAAGATGCCTGAGGAGTACCAGTACGAT GTTTCAATCCTCTGCAATGACTGCAACACCACCAGCAAAGCCCCATTTCACATTTTAGGACACAAGTGCCTGCACTGTGACTCATATAACACCCGAAGGATTTCAGCACCTGATCATGAAAATGTTCAGTAA
- the LOC123215712 gene encoding membrane-anchored ubiquitin-fold protein 3-like yields the protein MAEGEQQVELKFRIYDGTDIGHNTYALSTSVATLKQRLVSEWPQDKTITPKSVNDVKLIHAGKILENNKTLADSRVTVGHLPTGVITMHVIIQPTAAKMKTVKNQDEMQNHNSCFCTIL from the exons ATGGCTGAAGGAGAACAACAAGTTGAGCTTAAATTCCGCATTTATGATGGAACAGATATTGGCCATAATACTTATGCACTATCTACCTCTGTTGCAACTCTCAAGCAAAGGCTAGTTTCTGAGTGGCCTCAAG ATAAAACAATCACACCGAAGTCAGTAAATGATGTAAAACTTATACATGCTGGTAAAATTTTGGAGAATAACAAGACATTGGCTGATTCAAGAGTTACTGTGGGGCACCTTCCTACTGGTGTCATTACCATGCATGTCATCATACAGCCTACTGCAGCTAAAATGAAGACag TTAAGAACCAAGATGAGATGCAGAATCACAATTCGTGCTTCTGTACTATCCTTTGA
- the LOC123216114 gene encoding monothiol glutaredoxin-S9-like, with translation MDKITRLVSEKGVVIFSKSSCCLCYAVIILFQELGVNPVVCEIDQDPEGREMEKALTRLGCNAPVPAVFIAGKLVGSTNEVMSLHLSGSLIPLLKPYQ, from the coding sequence ATGGACAAGATAACAAGGTTGGTATCGGAAAAGGGAGTAGTAATATTCAGCAAGAGTTCATGTTGCCTGTGTTATGCAGTCATCATTTTATTTCAGGAACTTGGAGTGAACCCAGTAGTTTGTGAGATCGACCAGGATCCTGAAGGCAGGGAAATGGAGAAAGCTCTGACAAGATTGGGGTGTAACGCACCCGTACCAGCCGTGTTCATTGCTGGGAAGCTGGTTGGATCCACCAATGAAGTCATGTCTCTTCACCTAAGTGGCAGTTTGATTCCACTTCTCAAGCCTTATCAGTAG
- the LOC123217431 gene encoding glutaredoxin-C11-like has protein sequence MDTVRDLASNKAAVIFTRSSCCMCHSIKRLFYELGASPAIHELDHDANGKEIERALRAQGYGSVPAVFIGGRYVGSAKDVISLHVDGSLKQMLMDAKAIWF, from the coding sequence ATGGACACTGTAAGAGATTTAGCATCAAATAAGGCTGCAGTGATTTTCACAAGGAGCTCATGCTGCATGTGCCATAGCATCAAGAGACTGTTTTATGAACTGGGCGCAAGCCCTGCCATTCATGAGCTTGACCATGATGCAAATGGGAAGGAAATTGAGCGGGCTCTAAGGGCCCAAGGATATGGGTCAGTCCCCGCTGTGTTTATTGGCGGAAGATATGTGGGTTCAGCTAAAGATGTCATTTCCCTTCACGTTGATGGGTCTCTGAAGCAGATGCTCATGGACGCAAAAGCCATCTGGTTCTAG